Proteins co-encoded in one Paracrocinitomix mangrovi genomic window:
- a CDS encoding phospholipase D-like domain-containing protein, whose amino-acid sequence MRKRSNSNGLSIHAISGTHVVLLAFDTTPKAKNNLLGFAIHRTDHTEKEQYWLNGFKTFKEIDDNKIPGSLHSTLFHPIQSYLWGDYTAKPDHKYTFLIRPVYGSPKNLDYGDDVVITISTESEDDGEHAVFFNRGAIASQYFAKKFNNEAPDADNPTDPRTVWLSRGLLEAALKFIRQAKNGDYALKVAAYELNYIPILNEFKAAAQRGVDVQIVYEAGKVKKNGVWVETSTTVENKKSIKKAGIQNLTHKRTKRPAIPHNKFIILEKKGKPIEVWSGSTNFTRSGFLGQTNVGHIVRNSKMAEKFEEYWQQLRKDLPADELKLWNEQHTPTPKVEIAQKDTTLYFSPRKRSKMLGWYGDQIRKANQTLMFTAAFGVNKDLAPAIAEDEDFLRFLLIEKKLSDSVRPIIEAEKEIVISRGQTLGSSAIRYKTPGWKLDQWFMKEEHYRKKGHVFYVHTKILMLDLLTNDPKVFSGSANFSYNSLMSNDENMLLIRGNKRVADIYLTEFMRLFNHFYFRSIVNKLASNGQLNSERSAYLHSDDSWTDKYFKQGSYLSLRRELFN is encoded by the coding sequence ATGAGAAAAAGATCAAACTCAAATGGATTATCAATTCATGCTATTTCTGGCACCCATGTTGTTTTATTGGCATTTGACACAACGCCCAAAGCAAAAAATAATCTTCTAGGTTTTGCAATTCACAGAACTGATCATACTGAAAAGGAACAATATTGGTTGAATGGTTTTAAGACTTTCAAAGAAATAGATGATAATAAGATTCCTGGAAGTTTGCATTCTACCTTATTTCATCCTATCCAATCCTACCTATGGGGGGATTATACAGCAAAACCAGATCATAAGTATACGTTTTTAATTCGTCCGGTATACGGATCTCCAAAGAATCTTGATTACGGTGATGATGTTGTTATTACAATAAGTACAGAGAGTGAAGATGATGGAGAACACGCAGTTTTCTTTAATAGAGGTGCAATAGCCAGTCAGTATTTTGCAAAGAAATTTAACAATGAAGCACCTGATGCTGATAATCCAACAGATCCAAGGACTGTATGGCTTTCCAGAGGCTTGTTAGAGGCAGCATTAAAATTCATTCGTCAAGCAAAGAATGGAGATTATGCTCTTAAGGTTGCTGCATATGAACTCAATTATATTCCAATTTTAAATGAATTTAAAGCTGCAGCACAAAGAGGTGTTGATGTTCAAATTGTTTATGAAGCAGGTAAGGTTAAAAAGAATGGAGTATGGGTTGAAACCTCTACAACCGTTGAAAATAAAAAAAGCATTAAAAAAGCAGGGATTCAAAATCTAACTCATAAACGAACCAAAAGACCTGCAATTCCTCATAATAAATTTATCATCCTTGAAAAGAAAGGAAAACCGATAGAAGTTTGGAGTGGTTCCACTAATTTCACCAGATCTGGTTTTCTAGGTCAAACAAATGTTGGGCATATTGTGAGAAATTCAAAAATGGCTGAAAAGTTTGAAGAATATTGGCAACAATTAAGAAAAGATCTACCGGCAGATGAACTAAAATTATGGAATGAACAACATACTCCAACACCTAAGGTTGAGATTGCTCAAAAAGACACTACTCTTTATTTCAGCCCAAGAAAAAGGTCAAAAATGCTTGGGTGGTATGGAGATCAAATTAGAAAGGCAAATCAAACATTAATGTTTACTGCTGCATTTGGTGTTAATAAAGATTTAGCACCTGCAATTGCAGAAGATGAAGATTTCCTACGATTTCTATTAATTGAGAAAAAACTTTCTGATTCAGTTAGACCAATTATTGAGGCTGAGAAAGAAATTGTAATATCTAGAGGCCAAACACTAGGCTCATCTGCCATTAGATATAAGACTCCAGGCTGGAAATTGGATCAATGGTTTATGAAAGAAGAACATTATAGAAAAAAAGGTCATGTTTTTTACGTTCATACAAAAATTTTAATGCTTGATCTTCTAACAAATGACCCTAAAGTTTTTTCTGGTTCGGCGAATTTTTCATATAATTCATTAATGAGTAATGATGAAAACATGCTCCTCATTAGAGGAAATAAAAGAGTGGCTGATATTTACTTAACGGAGTTCATGAGATTATTTAATCACTTTTACTTTAGATCTATTGTTAATAAATTAGCAAGTAATGGACAATTAAATTCAGAGAGAAGTGCTTACCTCCATTCAGATGATTCGTGGACAGATAAATACTTTAAACAAGGTTCTTATTTGTCTTTGAGAAGAGAGCTTTTTAATTAA
- a CDS encoding S8/S53 family peptidase, with translation MKRSIFLLFFIVCLTFSHSFLFGQKTYHNLEWVSNSPVTGDSIFKTASIEYGGKLYVTGNTLNTNGDADIVTVKFNSNGDTVWTSTYSGNAGEDDYGIDIAVLSNGDVITLGASKDSLEDYNYVLIRYANSNGDEEWSYEWNGQGEGVDIPYDLVIDPYDKIYAVGGSEASNGLSDYGVIKLSSSGSFSWESYYDYNDLHDAAATAAIDKTKTYLVVTGGSAANVGDYDIATAKIKLVDGSYSSPSRTSQSNTTLAEVFGMTNDTMNNFYITGYAVVSGEQNIQTIKLDSNLTVDWVVNYNGGLNDVGRDIAVDNSGNVYVTGYTQLTNGSNNNITIKYDSQGNLQWKREFGNIVDPEDVRGEKIEIDANNNIYVVGNTEENNTVKIDLLRYTPTGQLKMYRRIESDTINYRAHNMAVAGENIYVSGLSHSTPTETFTVAKFSVFDKNQPIHYCSGEPCAVDDEALVRFRPQDLILSKVDDKDKSWGYVKDFVNSTAITYISGKVGFDIGDQRCYKMFPKSVSTDTIAYSRSGNIVDLPPFYASFGVILPSGSNDTTVITKLNQCVPHILVAQRNGFAKLGVYSNDPYYTDSSSAGLYPTSSYPNANINVEGAWDYEDGDSSIIVGVYDSGINYAHNDMSLGSWSTSSVKDGYDYYNNVPINSTADPDNVGHGSAVAGIIGARRNNSFGIAGIAGGDNNERGVTIHDMKMFEMDLPGIPPYCYINSVALGDIPDIIKDGSQGLVMPQQDIMNHSWRTTSAPDFFMREAFRTAYSLEIVSVVMSGNDHAWGVGLCDNFSYPATYADRFIMKVGANDTTGGRAEFSDCGHNLDFIAPGVNDLYIGMGHEGSNFSDTAKWIAVDTCTSELNGTSFAAPHAVGLVALMLSYYENFINIPSNNLETLTPEDCEELMQRNTFDVDTAGYDDETGYGRINAGQVMDSLQFPMFRIDHVVQSISTSGATLVGSAENFCLEESTYGLTVGNQKANRFEVTANFAHSLQPGYSLITGWPLGSKSNIYGINSSTDTSSCPITLFTCQECNYMPDAPNPQMHMTSLTSTGVTMTGYIYELLDSLNNPVGWLPFDTTYFAKFAYSLYSYNSGVGIEEESEIGFKIYPNPTNSTVTVALDNSISEDGTITLYDHLGKMIKQFKVGSLMKNETISFDVSHLAQGIYFVTLRTDGNQLSRKLIVSQ, from the coding sequence ATGAAACGTTCAATTTTTCTATTATTCTTTATTGTTTGTCTCACATTTTCGCATTCCTTTTTGTTTGGACAAAAGACTTATCATAATCTTGAATGGGTGTCAAATTCACCAGTAACAGGTGATAGCATTTTCAAGACTGCTAGTATCGAATACGGTGGAAAGTTATATGTAACTGGAAACACTTTGAACACAAATGGTGACGCAGATATTGTTACTGTCAAATTTAATTCAAACGGTGACACTGTATGGACTTCAACATATTCAGGTAATGCGGGAGAAGATGATTACGGAATAGACATTGCTGTGCTTTCTAATGGGGATGTTATTACCCTTGGGGCATCAAAAGACAGTTTAGAAGATTATAACTATGTTTTGATTAGATATGCTAATTCAAATGGAGATGAAGAGTGGAGTTATGAGTGGAATGGTCAAGGAGAAGGAGTGGATATTCCTTATGATTTGGTAATTGATCCTTACGACAAAATCTATGCCGTTGGAGGTTCCGAGGCGAGTAATGGTTTGTCAGATTACGGGGTAATAAAATTGAGTTCTAGCGGCTCATTTTCTTGGGAAAGCTATTATGATTATAATGATTTACATGATGCTGCTGCAACTGCAGCAATAGATAAAACAAAAACTTATTTGGTAGTTACAGGTGGATCAGCTGCAAATGTTGGTGACTATGATATAGCTACTGCTAAAATTAAATTAGTTGATGGTAGCTATAGTTCTCCATCAAGAACTTCTCAAAGCAATACAACTCTAGCAGAAGTTTTTGGAATGACAAATGACACAATGAATAATTTTTATATCACCGGATATGCAGTGGTATCCGGCGAACAAAATATTCAAACGATTAAACTTGACTCAAACCTTACTGTTGACTGGGTTGTTAATTATAATGGAGGTCTAAATGATGTCGGACGTGATATTGCTGTGGATAATTCAGGTAATGTATATGTAACGGGATACACTCAGTTAACAAATGGATCAAATAATAATATTACCATCAAATATGATAGTCAAGGAAATCTACAGTGGAAAAGAGAATTTGGAAATATTGTTGATCCAGAAGATGTTAGAGGAGAGAAAATTGAGATTGATGCTAACAATAATATCTATGTTGTTGGGAATACAGAAGAAAATAATACTGTTAAAATTGATCTTTTAAGATACACACCAACTGGCCAACTTAAAATGTATAGAAGAATTGAGAGCGACACCATAAATTATCGTGCACACAATATGGCAGTAGCAGGTGAGAATATTTATGTAAGTGGATTATCGCATTCAACACCAACTGAAACTTTTACGGTTGCAAAGTTTTCTGTATTTGATAAAAATCAGCCAATTCATTATTGCAGTGGTGAGCCATGTGCTGTTGATGACGAAGCATTAGTTAGATTCAGACCTCAAGATTTGATTCTTTCTAAAGTAGACGATAAAGATAAAAGTTGGGGTTATGTAAAGGATTTCGTTAACTCAACTGCAATTACTTATATAAGCGGAAAAGTAGGGTTTGACATAGGAGACCAAAGATGCTACAAAATGTTTCCAAAAAGTGTAAGTACGGATACAATTGCATACAGTAGATCAGGTAATATTGTAGATCTACCTCCTTTTTATGCTTCTTTTGGTGTAATCTTGCCGTCAGGCTCAAATGATACAACTGTTATAACAAAATTGAATCAATGTGTTCCTCATATACTTGTTGCACAACGTAATGGTTTTGCTAAGTTAGGTGTGTATTCTAATGACCCTTATTATACTGATAGTTCAAGTGCTGGATTATACCCAACCTCATCCTATCCAAATGCAAATATCAATGTAGAGGGTGCTTGGGACTATGAAGATGGTGATAGTTCCATAATTGTAGGGGTCTATGATTCTGGAATAAACTACGCTCATAATGACATGAGCTTAGGTTCATGGAGTACCTCATCTGTAAAAGATGGTTATGACTACTATAATAACGTACCAATAAATTCTACGGCAGACCCAGACAACGTTGGGCATGGTTCGGCAGTTGCAGGAATAATCGGAGCAAGGAGAAATAATAGTTTTGGTATAGCTGGAATTGCAGGAGGCGATAATAACGAAAGAGGTGTTACTATACACGATATGAAGATGTTTGAAATGGATTTACCGGGTATTCCTCCTTATTGTTACATCAATAGTGTAGCTTTAGGGGATATTCCGGATATAATTAAAGACGGTTCTCAGGGACTAGTTATGCCACAGCAAGATATTATGAATCATAGTTGGCGAACTACATCAGCTCCTGATTTCTTTATGAGAGAGGCATTTAGAACCGCTTATTCACTTGAAATTGTTTCAGTGGTTATGAGTGGAAATGATCACGCATGGGGTGTTGGTCTTTGTGACAATTTTAGTTATCCAGCAACATATGCAGATCGGTTTATTATGAAAGTTGGAGCAAATGATACAACAGGAGGTAGAGCAGAATTTTCTGATTGTGGTCATAATCTTGATTTTATTGCACCAGGAGTGAATGACTTATATATTGGTATGGGACATGAAGGAAGCAATTTCTCTGATACAGCTAAATGGATAGCTGTGGATACTTGTACTAGCGAACTAAATGGTACTTCATTTGCTGCTCCACATGCAGTAGGATTAGTTGCTTTGATGTTAAGTTATTACGAAAATTTTATAAATATCCCTAGTAACAACCTTGAAACTTTAACACCAGAAGATTGCGAAGAATTAATGCAAAGAAATACATTTGATGTTGATACAGCCGGTTATGATGATGAAACTGGTTATGGACGTATAAATGCTGGTCAGGTTATGGATAGTTTACAGTTCCCAATGTTTCGAATTGATCATGTGGTACAAAGTATATCAACTAGTGGTGCTACTTTAGTAGGGTCTGCTGAAAATTTTTGTCTAGAAGAATCGACGTACGGATTAACAGTTGGAAATCAAAAAGCGAATAGATTTGAAGTTACGGCTAATTTTGCACATTCACTTCAACCTGGGTATAGTTTGATTACAGGCTGGCCACTAGGGTCAAAGTCCAATATTTATGGTATAAATTCTTCAACGGATACCAGCAGCTGTCCAATTACACTTTTCACCTGTCAGGAATGTAATTATATGCCAGATGCTCCTAATCCGCAAATGCATATGACTAGCCTCACCTCAACTGGAGTTACTATGACTGGTTATATTTATGAATTGTTGGATTCACTTAATAATCCGGTAGGATGGTTACCTTTTGATACAACATATTTTGCCAAATTTGCTTATTCACTTTATTCATATAACAGTGGAGTAGGTATTGAAGAAGAATCAGAAATAGGGTTCAAAATATATCCCAACCCCACTAATAGCACTGTGACAGTAGCATTGGATAATAGTATATCAGAAGATGGTACTATAACTCTTTATGATCATCTTGGTAAAATGATCAAACAGTTTAAAGTAGGTAGTCTAATGAAAAATGAAACCATTTCCTTTGATGTGAGTCATTTGGCTCAAGGCATTTATTTTGTTACATTACGTACGGATGGAAACCAACTCTCCCGTAAATTAATTGTATCTCAATAG
- a CDS encoding T9SS type A sorting domain-containing protein has product MKKIVSFIFIAFLSVNLHAQFTVIPTGTNTIIRSMDFDADTLLILGNQNYFAKSYDLGGNIVFYPMSLPAQWVNLEIQEVNGMYYYMARETLPSVAHVIKSSDRGQSWDNLYSVSEPFTNLTMIDTSFGIMGGSYGEYAVTYGNDLWTIDSIFTGWSIETIASASYGDSTIFFHTLDGFSFITNDRGATWDWVYCDAMLYQAIQFINKDTIYSVGYSGSNADFVYTYGQSENFTNVWLGYNYQENKYDYHCIARDMYFDNPEHGYIFGYLQTNESIILETNDYGQTWIPYLTGFTDEFYCHIAFNDSISFIGGDNGLLLKWNRNIPLTNTFNIGIEEQVKKVKIYPNPMLDGTEISLVGIQLPIQLELYDQTGRLVRCEMIQNTNHVLKRGSLTAGVYYYTIGEIRGKLVVSE; this is encoded by the coding sequence ATGAAAAAAATCGTATCATTTATATTTATAGCCTTCTTAAGTGTTAATTTGCATGCTCAATTCACAGTTATTCCAACTGGTACCAACACTATAATTCGATCTATGGATTTTGATGCAGATACATTGCTCATTTTAGGGAATCAAAATTACTTTGCGAAATCCTATGATCTAGGTGGGAATATAGTGTTTTACCCTATGTCACTACCTGCTCAATGGGTAAATTTGGAGATACAAGAAGTCAATGGCATGTACTATTATATGGCACGAGAGACGCTCCCTTCAGTTGCTCATGTCATTAAGTCATCTGACCGAGGACAGTCTTGGGATAATTTATATTCAGTCAGTGAGCCCTTTACAAATTTGACTATGATAGACACTTCTTTTGGTATAATGGGAGGTTCTTATGGTGAATATGCAGTGACTTATGGAAATGATCTATGGACAATAGATTCTATATTCACAGGTTGGTCTATCGAAACAATTGCGTCTGCTTCTTATGGAGATAGTACCATTTTTTTTCACACTTTGGATGGTTTTTCATTCATAACTAATGATAGAGGGGCAACTTGGGATTGGGTTTATTGTGATGCAATGTTGTATCAAGCAATTCAATTTATTAATAAAGACACCATTTATTCCGTAGGGTATTCAGGTAGCAATGCAGATTTTGTTTACACTTATGGCCAAAGCGAAAATTTTACCAATGTGTGGCTTGGATACAATTATCAAGAAAATAAGTATGATTACCATTGCATTGCTCGAGATATGTATTTTGATAACCCTGAACATGGGTATATTTTTGGATATTTACAGACCAATGAATCTATTATTTTAGAAACAAATGATTACGGTCAAACATGGATTCCATATTTAACCGGTTTCACTGATGAATTCTATTGCCATATAGCCTTCAATGATAGTATTTCATTCATAGGTGGAGATAATGGTCTACTATTAAAATGGAATAGAAATATTCCGTTGACAAATACTTTTAACATTGGAATAGAGGAACAAGTAAAAAAAGTAAAGATTTATCCTAATCCAATGTTAGACGGAACAGAAATTAGTCTGGTAGGTATTCAACTTCCCATTCAACTAGAACTTTATGACCAAACAGGAAGATTGGTTAGGTGTGAAATGATTCAAAATACAAATCATGTGTTAAAAAGAGGTTCTTTAACAGCTGGGGTTTATTATTATACCATTGGAGAGATTAGAGGTAAATTGGTTGTTTCAGAGTGA
- a CDS encoding T9SS type A sorting domain-containing protein: MRRLFTISCLIISLLTLTIKANGQQILSVSYSPEFPGLNDTIAVVYKLQFPDTACNQDSISTTELFQGQYWIESFTCCTTLGLGIIGELTDSVHIFPDFSSPGYLEVYFMSGFKTTTACPSFPYVNGDTIPYPAYIEYLQIPIGFAAGEIDFEKSEYDLKVFPNPFTDFTEINLEGIQLPVQLELFDQTGRLVRSEMIQNTNHLLKRGSLTAGVYYYTIGEIKGKLVVSD, encoded by the coding sequence ATGAGAAGACTATTTACAATATCATGTTTGATAATTTCATTATTGACTTTAACAATTAAAGCGAACGGACAGCAAATTTTGTCTGTGTCATATTCTCCGGAATTCCCAGGTTTAAATGATACAATTGCAGTTGTTTACAAACTTCAGTTTCCTGATACTGCATGTAATCAGGATTCAATAAGTACGACTGAATTATTTCAAGGACAATATTGGATAGAATCATTTACATGTTGTACTACTCTAGGACTTGGTATAATTGGTGAATTAACTGATTCTGTACATATTTTTCCTGATTTTTCTTCTCCAGGTTATCTTGAAGTATACTTTATGTCAGGGTTTAAGACCACTACGGCTTGTCCTAGTTTTCCTTATGTGAACGGTGATACAATTCCATATCCCGCATATATTGAATATCTGCAAATTCCAATAGGATTCGCGGCTGGTGAAATAGATTTTGAAAAATCAGAGTATGATCTAAAAGTATTTCCCAATCCTTTTACAGATTTTACAGAAATTAATTTAGAAGGTATACAACTTCCCGTTCAACTAGAACTTTTTGACCAAACAGGAAGATTGGTTAGGAGTGAAATGATTCAAAATACAAATCATTTGTTAAAAAGAGGTTCTTTAACAGCTGGGGTTTACTATTATACCATTGGAGAGATTAAAGGGAAATTGGTTGTTTCTGATTAA
- a CDS encoding TetR/AcrR family transcriptional regulator, producing the protein MEYTSRQIEIINAATELINQGGIQQLTTKALAEKMGFSEPAIYRHFKNKTDILSSVLNYFGMGLKTKMTELIQSEDTGIEKLKQIIDFQFEHFSNHPAIVMVIFAETSFQYEEKLSSAVHKILTNKKERVVNIIQQGQKDGSIRMDIDTKQLATIFMGSMRFTILQWRLNQYKSDLIKEGDLLWKSLEKLILSPNKTI; encoded by the coding sequence ATGGAGTACACTTCACGACAAATAGAGATAATCAATGCAGCAACCGAACTAATCAATCAGGGAGGAATTCAACAACTAACCACCAAAGCATTAGCTGAAAAAATGGGGTTTAGTGAACCTGCAATTTATCGTCACTTCAAAAACAAGACGGATATTTTATCGTCCGTCTTGAATTACTTTGGAATGGGGTTGAAAACAAAGATGACCGAATTGATTCAGAGTGAAGATACAGGGATAGAAAAGTTAAAACAGATCATTGATTTTCAGTTTGAACATTTCTCTAATCATCCTGCAATTGTTATGGTTATTTTCGCCGAAACTAGTTTTCAGTATGAAGAGAAATTGTCAAGTGCCGTGCATAAAATTCTAACGAACAAAAAAGAGAGAGTTGTTAATATTATTCAACAAGGGCAGAAAGACGGTTCAATTCGTATGGATATTGACACAAAGCAATTAGCCACAATTTTTATGGGTAGTATGCGCTTTACAATTCTTCAATGGAGACTAAATCAGTATAAGTCGGATTTAATTAAAGAGGGAGATTTACTTTGGAAATCATTGGAGAAGTTAATTCTTTCTCCTAATAAAACAATTTAA
- a CDS encoding efflux RND transporter permease subunit, whose protein sequence is MNITEISIKRPSLIIVLFSVFILLGYIGFKNLSYELMPDFNQPVVVIKTVYPGAEPQEVETSVSRKIEDALSNLEGVDYLVTKSLPNASVIIANLEYGTDLDKTMQDAQRYIDNISKDLPDDVLSPEMSKVSPNDLPIMSISATSDLPATEFYQKMQDEYLPQIQQIKGVAELTILGGEDREFQVLVDENKLEYYKIPMLQIVESINRSGLDIPAGKIENGSQSNSVKISSKYNTVEDIENIQVAIFPPSTSIYIKDLAVVKDGIKEITSVSRYNGKNGIGILLKKQGDANAVDVSTKVKEKLQWIEDQNKESNVKFIVADDSTDNTIAAVNSVVVDLIMAVLLVSLVMLLFLRSFRNSLIVLVAIPTSLVTAFAVMWMLGYTLNLMTLLAMSLIIGILVDDATVVLENIQRHLDMGKDKRTASIDGRMEIGFSALSITLVDIVVFLPILFLQVFVADMLKQFSVVVITSTLTSLLVGFTLTPWMASRIGKSEDLKPTNFFNKFLIWFEVQLDNFTNWYGNQLKWVLNHKLIFTGILLALFALTGLMLKQNIIGKELIATGDQGKFRLSLEYDKTTSLKQNNIVSYQVEKFLLSQPDISTIFSNVGGPSTGIGSLGVGSPNITEFTIQLKPKEDRDFQPTEAYMKDLRVELQEQFAGINFSMAGLGLIPRSAPIELTISGASFKEVLKVSTKLQNAIQEIPGADNVQLSVQNGAPEYRVIPDDKLMQKYGLTAAYVGMSIRNALTGNDDAVLTEEGTEYPIRIYFDEFNRNDYDDLKNMTIINPKGIPIKVSQFAEVVQEESPSLLERKDRQPAVTITADALGRPSGSVADDVLAYINENPLPEGMQMTWGSDIKRQNDSFGALGSVLLISFILIYLIMVALYDSFIYPFVVLFSIPVAVIGAFLALNLSQSHLSLFALLGMIMLMGLVVKNAILIVDFTNQLKAQGMHYKDALIEAGKGRMRPILMTSISMIVGMLPIAMAQGTASEWKNGLAWVIIGGVTSSLILTVYLVPVVYYLVDSIKERFTNKKTLAKQ, encoded by the coding sequence ATGAATATTACCGAAATTTCGATAAAAAGACCCTCACTGATAATTGTGTTATTCAGTGTATTTATCCTCTTGGGATACATTGGGTTTAAAAATTTGAGTTATGAGTTGATGCCTGATTTTAACCAACCAGTTGTGGTAATTAAAACGGTCTATCCGGGTGCAGAACCTCAAGAAGTAGAAACGTCTGTATCTCGCAAAATTGAAGATGCACTTTCTAACCTTGAAGGGGTTGATTATTTAGTAACAAAATCATTACCCAATGCTTCTGTAATTATCGCGAACTTGGAGTATGGAACTGATTTGGACAAGACCATGCAAGATGCTCAGAGATACATTGATAACATTAGTAAAGATTTGCCTGATGATGTTTTGAGTCCAGAAATGAGTAAAGTTTCTCCGAACGACTTACCGATAATGTCGATTAGTGCAACCAGTGATTTGCCTGCAACCGAATTCTATCAAAAAATGCAGGATGAATACTTACCGCAAATTCAACAAATAAAAGGAGTTGCGGAATTAACGATATTAGGAGGTGAAGATAGAGAATTTCAGGTACTTGTAGATGAAAACAAATTGGAATACTATAAGATTCCAATGCTCCAAATAGTAGAATCGATCAATAGATCTGGTTTGGATATTCCAGCAGGTAAAATTGAAAATGGAAGTCAATCCAACTCTGTTAAAATATCATCCAAGTATAACACAGTAGAGGACATAGAGAATATTCAGGTAGCTATATTTCCTCCAAGCACTTCTATTTACATTAAGGATTTGGCAGTTGTAAAAGATGGAATTAAAGAAATTACTTCTGTCAGTCGATACAATGGTAAAAATGGTATAGGTATTCTACTAAAAAAACAAGGTGATGCCAATGCAGTTGACGTATCAACAAAAGTGAAAGAGAAATTGCAGTGGATTGAAGATCAAAACAAGGAAAGTAATGTCAAATTCATTGTGGCAGATGATAGCACAGACAATACAATTGCTGCCGTTAATTCGGTTGTTGTGGATTTAATTATGGCTGTGTTATTGGTGTCTCTAGTTATGCTTCTGTTCTTGCGTAGTTTTAGAAACTCATTGATCGTATTGGTTGCTATTCCTACCTCTTTAGTAACCGCCTTTGCGGTAATGTGGATGCTTGGATACACACTGAATCTAATGACACTTTTAGCCATGTCGTTAATTATTGGAATTTTGGTAGATGATGCAACCGTAGTATTAGAAAATATCCAACGTCACCTTGATATGGGGAAAGATAAACGAACAGCATCCATAGATGGACGTATGGAAATTGGTTTTTCAGCATTATCTATTACTCTAGTTGATATTGTGGTTTTCCTACCGATTCTCTTTTTGCAAGTATTCGTAGCTGATATGCTCAAACAATTCTCAGTAGTTGTAATAACTTCAACCCTCACCAGTTTGTTGGTTGGATTTACATTAACACCTTGGATGGCTTCCAGAATTGGTAAATCAGAAGACTTAAAACCTACTAATTTCTTCAATAAGTTCTTAATTTGGTTTGAAGTTCAACTAGACAATTTTACCAATTGGTACGGAAACCAGTTAAAATGGGTACTGAATCATAAACTCATTTTTACAGGAATACTTTTGGCTTTGTTTGCCCTCACTGGATTAATGCTAAAACAAAATATCATAGGGAAAGAATTGATTGCAACAGGGGATCAAGGAAAATTCCGACTATCACTTGAATACGATAAAACGACTTCATTAAAACAAAATAACATTGTTTCCTATCAAGTAGAAAAGTTCTTGTTAAGTCAACCTGATATTTCAACAATATTCAGTAATGTTGGAGGTCCAAGTACAGGGATTGGGAGTTTAGGGGTTGGTTCACCAAATATTACAGAATTCACCATTCAACTTAAACCAAAAGAGGATCGAGATTTTCAACCAACAGAGGCTTACATGAAGGATCTTAGAGTTGAACTTCAAGAACAATTCGCGGGAATTAATTTCTCCATGGCAGGATTAGGTTTAATTCCACGCTCTGCGCCTATTGAATTAACCATTAGTGGAGCTAGTTTTAAAGAAGTTCTGAAAGTATCGACCAAATTACAAAATGCCATACAAGAGATTCCTGGAGCAGATAATGTGCAATTGTCAGTACAAAATGGCGCACCAGAATACCGAGTTATTCCAGATGATAAATTAATGCAGAAATACGGCTTAACAGCAGCTTATGTAGGAATGAGTATCAGAAATGCACTAACTGGAAATGATGATGCAGTTTTGACCGAAGAAGGGACAGAATATCCGATAAGAATCTATTTTGACGAGTTCAATCGAAACGATTATGACGATCTGAAAAACATGACCATTATTAATCCAAAGGGAATTCCAATTAAAGTTTCTCAGTTTGCAGAGGTGGTACAAGAAGAGTCCCCATCACTATTAGAGCGAAAAGACAGACAACCTGCTGTAACGATTACAGCAGATGCTTTAGGACGTCCTTCAGGAAGTGTTGCGGATGACGTTTTAGCTTACATCAATGAAAATCCTTTACCAGAAGGAATGCAAATGACTTGGGGAAGTGACATTAAAAGACAGAACGATAGCTTTGGTGCTCTAGGTTCGGTTCTATTGATTTCATTTATTCTCATTTACCTCATTATGGTTGCACTGTATGATAGCTTCATTTATCCATTTGTGGTATTGTTTTCTATTCCGGTTGCAGTTATTGGAGCTTTCTTAGCGTTGAATCTTTCGCAAAGTCACTTAAGCTTATTTGCCCTATTAGGAATGATTATGTTGATGGGGTTAGTGGTAAAAAATGCCATTTTAATTGTCGATTTCACCAATCAACTGAAAGCACAAGGAATGCATTACAAGGATGCTCTAATTGAAGCAGGAAAAGGTCGTATGCGTCCAATTTTAATGACTAGTATTTCTATGATTGTAGGGATGTTACCAATTGCCATGGCGCAAGGTACAGCAAGTGAATGGAAGAATGGATTGGCATGGGTAATTATAGGAGGTGTAACATCATCACTCATTCTAACAGTTTACCTTGTTCCAGTTGTTTACTATTTAGTTGATTCAATAAAAGAACGCTTTACAAATAAAAAAACACTTGCAAAACAGTAA